GGCACTGCTGCCACTGCTACCTTGCCCGCTGCTGTTGGTATCCTCTCCGGGGTCCGACATTTATGCAAGACGATCTCATACCAAGACACAAGGCGAAAAAGAGTGGCAGTGGCAAGCAAGGCGACACTGGCATTGGGCGTCACAAGTATAAGATACCGTGTTCGACGCACAGAAGAGCGCCAAAACGGCTAGCTACCAGGATGGCCCCGAGGTTTTGTGACGACTTGAATTCTCCCCGATATGACAGAGATGGATGATCAAGTTTTGCCAAGGTTGAGATGAGCTCGGTCTCGCagtgctgctgttgctttgTGGAAAGGCCCGGTAGTCACGCAGCTGTAAAGTCGGAACTTGCCGTGCCGATACCATTCAAGTCTCTCCAAGATGATGCGTCAATGCTGCTGTCGTCTAGAAATATGAATGCATCTGCCTTTTCCGGGTCTttcgcccccccccccccccccccccccccgaaaTCCACAACGAGTTTGCGTTTTCGGGTGTCAACAACTCGGCGCTGGTCAACAACCCCACGATATCAGTATACGAACCCAGGCCGCCGTCACCTGGCGTAAGAGGAGCAGTGTTTCCATTATTGGTGAGTGACAGAGTTGCATTGCGTTCTTCGGGTTCGGAATTCGCCGCATAGTAAGTCCGCTTTCTTGTCCGTTGTGATGGACTATAGCTGCAGGCTTGTCCCCGTCAGATGCAGCGGCGACACCACGGTCTTTCCATTCCGCAGCGTACTTTAGATTTGGCGCGGTTGTCGCAACTCTCGCGGTAGCTCTCTTCCGCATTGGGGCGAGGAGATCTGGGGTTCATTGCGGTATGTAGGATTCCTCAATGCGTTTCTAATGTTCTGGAGGGACTTGAGGCAGAAAATAAAATTGATACTCAAGACTGTGGCCACCTCCTAGGCAAGTTACTAAGGACATACTTACTACCTTAAGTCAAGGTCAGAAAGACATCAGATACCAAGCTGTTCAATGCTACATGCCGTAGATTTGATCGCTAGCTCTTCATAGGGGACCCTGATTTGCATCTCAAATAGATACGGCGGAATAGCAGGGCTGAGGTGAAAGAAACTTAAACGCCTGATTATACTCTGCAGCATTACAAGCGCTTTTCCCCCCCTCTCGTCAGAACCACGCAAATCTCTCCCGCTGCCCATCGTCTAAGCTCTTCTCGACCTCCAAAATGCTAAGTGATCTTTGCCATGAGGTAAGCTGACGCCCCCATCCCATCTTCGGCCGTTTTGACCACCTCGTCGAGCACACGCGACGAATCGAGTTTCCCCGCATAGATCCTCCGCCATACTTTGCTTGGAGAAGAGGATGAGAAACGATCCTTAGGAATTTCAACAACGAATGAGATGTAGTTCCGTCGCTAGGTTCGGCCGGAGATTCTGCAAGATGGTGTATCGATCCTGGATTGAGGGGTTCGCTTCAGGCATGTTTTCCGACGGTGCCTCGGTCTTTTCAAAGTATTCCTCGGTCGACCAATTACGTTGTTTTCTGAACAATCATCAGTGAGGAAGACCAGTAAGCAATAAATCAACCTACTTATCTAGGTATATAAGCAAGCTGACATGACGCTTTCTGGCAAGACTCAGACTTCCATCTAGACGATTATATCCCAGTTTCATCTCACTGTTGACCAAACCTTCAAGCCTGCGATCTTACTCGTGGTTCTCAAAATGTCCAATCAAACACCATACAAACCCCTCCCGGCACCCCGGCGCATAGTCACAACTCACAATGCCGCAGGCCAAGCAATCCTCACCACCGACCTCGCCCCCGAACTCCCCAAAGCATCCGTCCCGGGAACAGACCTCTACCTGGCCTACACCTCCCCCTCTCTCCCCGCTCCGCTCCCCGAAGACGCCGATCTGAACGCTTACAAGACCCACCTTACCTTGAAGCCGCCCCTCGAAATCGGCATCGACATCCCCGGAGGCCTCGCCGCCCGCGTCGTTGACTTCCTCCCCGGTGGGCCCGGCGCGCCGATGCATCGGACCGAAACCCTGGACACGGGCGTGCTTGTCGAGGGGGAACTGGAGCTGGTGCTGGACAGCGGGGAGACGGCTATCCTCAAGAGGGGAGATGTATATGTGCAGAGGGGCACGATGCACGGGTGGAGGAATGTGAGCGAGACAGAGGTGGCGAGGCTGTTTGTTGTGCTTACTGCGGCGGAGATGCCTGTCTTTGGCGGGGAGAAGCTCAAGGGGGTTATGCTTGTCCCTCCTACTGATTCGGAGGCCGAGTCCGCGTAGTGCCGGTTGCGGAGTCTTTCTCGTATCTTTCGATGAGTGATGAAAAAGTTGCGAAAGAAGACCTTTCGATCTATAGGTGTGGCTTTTATCTAGGACTCTGGAGGGAAGCCTAAACCGTCGCCGATGAGCTCCACGGTAGCTTTGACGCACTGCAGGATTTCAATGTAGTAGAGAAGGTGCAGAATTAAGCGTTGTCGATCTTTTTGAGTTCTCAAAGTAGTAGAACTCAGTATTCATGTTGTTGTATGAGTGACCAACATTTTTGTCCCGACTACAGCACACAGGTGCGATAGATTTTCACGGCCTTGATCCGCCACCTCGATTTGGGTCGTTTTTCGAACAGCCTGTATGCTGCATGGAAGTGGCACTGTGGGAATCGGCATGGGAAAGAAACTAATTTGAAGTGAACATTAAACATCGTACGGCTATCTCGAACTTCGGGGTATCTAAATCTTCTCGCGGCAGTATCCGGTCGTAGCACCAACCGATTGGCATTTCTGTGTGGCATTGATCAGTGACTTTGTCTCCTCCAAGATCATCGTGTCAACTCACCTTGGTCCAATCACAGTTGTTAATGGCCTTGGAGGGAATGAAGGCGAAGAACGACTTCTTGTATCGGTGGCACTCCTTAAAGTTCTGCCCATAGTATCCTACTTTTCCGGGGTCCACTCAAGCCTTGACGGTGTCTTCGTCCCAGGGGATGTTGTCCTGCAGTCTGCCCTCGTACATGAAGTTGCTTCTCTCGCACCTTTTTGTAGTGCAAAGTCAGCAAAGGGCACTTGGAAGATTTGAAGGGGTGATGCATTCTACTTACCAGCAAGTCTTGTACTTGGCGCATGCCTCTGTAGAGGTGATGGCAACCGCCGCAATTGTAGCTAGAAGCGATAACTTCATTCTGACTTACGATGGCCGCAAGAATTAGCTCTCAATACGGATAGAGTTGTTGGAATTTAGCTTCAAGCCTTCAATAGCCCAAAAGTCTCCTGGGGCAGAAGAGACCGAGAGTGTATTGATATAGCTTCAACATTGTGCGAGATGTGGAAACGAGTCAGTAGTCTCCAGAGCTACCATCATCTGAGCGGGTGTCAAATTACACCATGTAGTACAGTGGGTTAGCATGACTCGATACGAGATTTGGTCGCCTACAGCGCCTGTGTTTTTGGAAGCTTAAGCTTCTACCATAAATTGCTCTAGATGAGAGAGCCACTGAAAGCACCGATGATCCGGCACGTTTGCGGCAATGATCATGCTACTCGTGCAAGTGGAAGGCCGTGTTGTCAAAAGACTGTTGGCGTTTCCGTGCGGACCAAGCCTACCCTTGCAAATAATAGTCGGCCCTCCGGCACGGTCAGCCGGGCGGCGCGGATGCCGTTGATGACTGTTACCAATCGGCGGGGCTTATGTCTTTGCCTTCATCGGCTTACCAGCAATTGACGCCGTCGGGCCGTATTGTATTTCGCAAGAAAATCGCGGTAGTCAAGATTGAGCGCCTGCTTCGATGCCATCCAGCGCAGCGTACGAGGAACTTATCACGGAAGGATTTAATGGCGACTATAGGATAACAAGTCATTAACTCTATTAACATAGTAGTTTGGTCATTACTGAGGTTCATGTCTACTCAAGAAAAATGAAAGAAAATTCTATCCTTATCTAACCCAAACATTTCATAgcctatttctttttaaggcTTGCTAACTTGCTCCTTTCTGAAGAACTTGAAGTAACCAATGCAGATAAACAGGTTGAGCAAAAGCACAACCCAGAACCAGGCGTTGGCAAACGCGATGCCCAATCCTTCGCTAATATCAGGGAAAACAGGACCCGGACCGACGTTATTAGGCGCGGTGGCGCGGGCCAACATAGTAAAGATGGAACCCAGAACTTGAGCGGCGACACAGGCCGCCGCGACGTGCACACGGGTAAGCGTCAGCATGAGAATCATACCGATACCCGCACCCTGGAGACCGTCGAGGACGCCGAGCCACAGCCAGAGAACACGGCTGAGGACGGCACCGGCAACGGCGCTTCCGGCCCACGGCATCCAGAGACCGATCCGGGAGGTACCCCACCAGATCTGGGCCCAGCGCGGGGCGCCGAGACCGACGGCGAACATGGGGAACAACCAGGGGTGGCTCTCGCTGGCCTTGGCCAGGCCCCAGAGGACAACGGCCCAGACGatgatgaagaagaagagggcgAGGATGACCATGCTCCAGACGGGCACGTGCTGGGACGCGAAGAGGAAGAACCAGTTACGTCCGAAGAGGGTGCTGAGGAAGTAGTTCTGGATGCAGACGGCCATGAGGTACCAGGCAATGGTCTTACGCTTCATGAGTGTCTTCCAGAGCTGGGGGATGGGGCCGGGAGTCTGGCGGTAGAAGTCGGGCAGGCCGAGGTAGAGGATAGCGCCGATGGCCCAGAGGAGGATGGCGACGGGAAGGCAGATGCCCAGGAGAGCGGGCTTGCCGGCGAGAGTGGGCTTGGCGACACTGTTGGCTTCGGCCTCGGAGACCAAGCTACCCCAGGCCCAAAGACCGAGAGTGTAGATCTGGGTGAGACCTTGGATGATGGCAAGACGCTGGATCCACTTGGGAACGGTGGAACCACCATCGGTACCGAAGTTGAAGGCGAAGGCGAGCGATCCGGAGGATGAAGCAAAGGCGTAAAGACCAGTGGCGGCGTTCTGGAGCCAGACCATTGTGTTGTTGTCGCCAGCGAAGGGAGAGCAACCGAGGACGAGGAAGGCGATACCGTAGACGGCGTAGGGTGCTGAGAGCGGGTAGAGCAGAGGCATGGTGCGCGATAGGACGTACCAGAATACGGACGAGACGAGGTAGATTGTGGCGATGATGTAGAGCTTCTCGGCGGTCTGGCCAACTTCACCGGTGAGAAGGGTCACCTGGTAGGAGTTGGTGGCGATGACCTGGTTAAGGGCCAGGAGCATCGCGTAGACGGGCCAATCACCGACGCGATACTGAAGCCACTTCCTGACACCCGTGGGCGCGACATAGTCCTCGGGGAGATCGAATTGCGCGTTGTAAGAGCCAGGCGAGTCGGGGGGTGTCCTGCTATCGTAGGCACCGTTCGGGTCATCGGCGGCCATGCTATTCATCAATCCGGACTTTCTGGCGCGACCACGCTCGAGAGGCAAGCTCAACTTGGAAGAGGACTTGTTCTTGAACATGCCGAGACTCAGGCGGGAAGCGTTGGGCGAGGAGGCTCTGGATCTAGATTGTCCTCTGGCCGATGAGGGGGACGCGGAGCGACCCAATCTGGCGTCGAGGTACATATCGAACCATTCCTTCTCGGACTTGATGAGGTAGTCCTCAATGCAGAGCTCAGAGATGGAGTTGCCGGCGTTGAGGGCCTTGAGCTTTTCCTCAAAGTGCTCGTAGAATTCACCCTTAGAGTCAGTGAAGAAGGGGTCGACCTGCTGAAGCTTGTAGTCATGTCTGTCACCGACGACATCCTCGACACTAAGCATGGAGGCTCTCGAAGAGTTGTCCTGCTGCATGCCCAGACCGCCGCCCGGGGGCGGGAGAGGCAGAGTGTCGGCCATGGAGAAGCCAGAAACATTACGGCTGTGGACTCCATCCTGGCCAGCCTGTCCGGGGAGAGAGAAGTTGCGGCTGTGAGTATCGGAGATGTTGCGACCATGTTCCATCTGTCTGCCGAAAGGCCCAGGAGAGTTGGCGCGAGAGCCGTACGGGGAGTCGACATAAGCGGGAGACGGTGACATGGAAGGCGATCCGGGAGTGCTGGTGTACATCATGGGAGTCTGCATGCCAACGGGAGTCTGCATGCCGGCGGGAGTAGTGCGACCAGTGTGGAGAGTAGTGCCATCATCATCGTAGTCGGAAACCTGGCGCATCCACGCGGGGGATCGGTCGACGAGCTCGACTTCACCGCGGAGAGGCTCTTGAATGGAACCGGGACGCGTCTTCTTGACGAGGACATTGCCCTTCTTGAGACCCTTCTTACCGTACTTGGCGTGAGCGCTGATACAGCCCTGCTGAAGCTTCTCGAGCTTCTCGAGCCACTCGGCGACGGGGAAACGTTGCTTGGCGGACCAGGCACGCATCATGGCTCTGGTCTTGGTATCCGTGGCGAGAGCATCCTTGATGGCGTGCTTGAACTGCTTCGTAAGATGGGCGGCCTTGGTCGATTCGACCGTGTACCACCAACCGGGCATTTGACCGAGACCACCGACGCGGGCACCGACACCCAAGGCACCCTTCCTGCCGAACTCGACAGCGACCAAACCGAAAGGCTCATCTCTGGAGGGAATCAGGGCAAACTCGGCACCGCTGAAGATGTAAGGCGGGAGAGCAGTGAATTCGGGCTTGGAGAAGACACGTCCGGGGTAGAGTTCCATGAGCTTGGCGAGCTTGAGAGCAGCGAAACGTCCGTAAAGATCAATCATGGGGCCAATGGTGATGAGCTGAGCCTTGGGGTAGTTGTCGAGAACCCAGGGGAAGATATCTGCGATGAGGTCGACACCCTTTTGCAGGGACCAACGTCcgacgaagacgaagagCTCGGCTTCAGGGTCCACGTTGAGACCAGCCCACTCCTGGGCCTGGCGTCTCAACTCACCACGGCCGGCCTCGTAGGCGGGGTCGACCTCGATCTTGGGCTGGTTCATGAAGTCGTTCTTGTCCCAGTCGGCGGTATCGGTAGGATCGGGGTTGGGCAGCTGGCCGACCTTGTTGAGACCCCAGAAAATGGGATAACGAGCGAAGGAACGATCACCGTATTTGCGGGAGACACCGACAGCACCGAATCCGTTCTGGTGGACGCGGAGATACGAGGCACCGGCGTGAAGAAGGTTGAAGACTAGATAGTTGTCAGCAGCTGGACGTGGAGTTTTCTGATGGAGCGTATTGTCTTACCTGAACCGTATTGGACGTATTTCTTGACAATGTCGATATCCAAGTTGTAAGCCTTGCACACTTCGGCGCTCTCCTCGGGGGTACGCATAGGCCAGAGACCCTGGAACTCGGCGTTGTGAAGCGAAAGGGCAACGGGAATGGTCTTGGGCAACAAGTAAAGAGGAGCGATGGAACCGTGGTAATCGTTGATGTGGTACATGTCGACGGGGAAACGGTTGCAAGTCTCGGCGATACATTGGTTCCTTCAAGACGTGTTAGCATACAGTCGTCTAGGCGGGAGGAATATCACGAAAACTTACCACGCAGAGTAGTAAATAGCAGACTCTAAGTCGTCCATACGCGGGGGGTAAGGCTCAGACTTGGTCTGCTTCCTGAAGACAGGCGCATCGAGCAGAACGTAGGTGATGTTGTCCACAATGTGGTACTGCACCTTGATCTCGTACTCCTGGTCCATGATCTTGACGTACATGCTCGGCGCAATCTGATCGATGGGGTACTCGATGTCACCGACGCAGGGAACAACCCACACGAGGTTCTGGTGCTTGAGGGCCTTACCCATCAACTGGGCCATGACACCCAGGCCACCAATCTTGATCTTGAGGTTCCAGTCGTCAATGTTGTACTCCATGGTCGCGATCAACACCGTCTTGCGCTTGTTGCCTGCggtagcggcggcggcggcggtgacgAGGTCGGTCGAGCTGCGCATGCTGAGGGGAATCGCACCGGCGGCGCCCATGAAGACGTTGCGGGTCTTTTGGATCATCATGTTGAACTTGGACTGGTCGTGGACACCGTGCTCGTTGAACTTGACCTTGTAGAAGGAGCGCTTGAAGGCCTGGACGGCGGCGAGACCGGTGAGGACGGGGACGATGAAGAGGAACAGCCAGAGGAAGAACTGGATCCACATGTTACCCTGGGGGATGAGCTGGTACTGGAAAGTGGCATCGTTGAGGACGACCTTGTAAGCAAGGTACGGCGTAGGAGGGTGGCCAGTGATGTTGACGGCGTTCTCGTACAAGGACGAAGGGGGGAGACGCTCAACGACGTTGTCTCCGTCGACGTCACCGTAGACAAAAGACTGATCGGGCATCTTGTCCGGGTTCATACCCCAAATGCTCATCTTGAAGTAGTTTGGCCACTCGTCCATGTAATGCCACGTCCACTCCGACTCGCTCTGGTGCTTCATGTTCTTGAGCAGACCGCTGTCGTAGCCGAACTGGTTGAACTTGCCCACGGCGAACATGTGCGGGATGCGACGGGGGATGTCGTAGTCAATATCAGCGTGCACCTTGTACGCGCTGGAGCCGAGGAGCTTGCTATAGTACTGAACGATTACGTGTTCGCCCTCCCATTCCTGGGCCTTGGTACCGTTCCAGGACTGCTTGACGACCTTGGTGGAAGTCTCGTAGTCGGCCCAGTCGCTCCAAGACGACTCGAAGTTGGTGGAGTAGCGGAACTTGCTGGCTCCAGCGGAGGTGTGCTTGATCGTGATCGTACCGTCATCGGCCTTGGTCAGCAGGTTGCTAGAGTAGTTTGCAGTGTGAGGGAAGACGATGGCGTTGTCCTGCGCGCCGATGCGGAATAAGAAGCGGTCGGTGGCAGCAATTGTCGAGTTGCCGGTGGCGGTCGAGGAGTTGGTGACAACCACCTGGTGCACGCCGTGCTTGACGTTCAGCAGGTTGGCCTTCCAGGAGAAGGATGAGGCCAAGGCACCGGTCCACTCAGAAATCGTCTCGGAGATGTCCGTGCAGTTGACAGAGCTGGAGTCAATCGTGGGAACGCTGTTGTCGTCGGTGTGAGACTTGAAGGTAATGGACTTTGTCACGCTGTCGCAGTCCATCTTGACCGAGAATTGAAGCTCGATGGGCACAGTGTTTGAAGGCTCGGTGGACTCGATGCGGGCGTCATGTCCGGGAACGAACTTGGTGATGGCGACCGGAGGAGGCTTAAAGTCGGCCTCGGGAACGTAGGCGCGGAACTCGAAAGGAGCCATGGTAATGTTCTTGAAGCAACCATTGTAGCCCGTGTTACCCGCGTAGGTGAGCTTCACGGGCGAGTCCTCGAGCTTCGTCGTCTGATGAGGGAAGAACAGGTTCTTGACCGTGGTGCCAGAGGTGAAGGGGGAGATGATCGCGTCGTCCTTCTTCGAGCAGTCGAAAGTGTAAGTGGTGGTGACGTTCCTGTTGTGGTAGATGAACCAGACGGGGACGAGGTCATCGCCGAGGTCCTGGACACCGAGCTGGTAGCGCATGACACTGAAAAGACCAGTGACAGTGGCCATTCCGGAGTTACCAGGGTAGTAGAGCTCCTCGGTCTTGTTGGAAAGCTGCTCGAGCCACATACCGTCCTGAAGAACGGGGTAGACGGTTCTCAGGTGGTACATGTGCTTCAGGATGTTTCTGATGGGGTGACTGGGGTCGCGGTGATCCCAGGAGACAGTGTCATCGCGGCATCCCTCGCGTGCCTTTGAGAGGGGCATTTGGAAGTAAAGAGTTGCCTTCATGGAGTAGCAACCGTGCTGTTGCCAGGCGGGAGCAGAGGCCAAAGGTTGACGACCGAACATGTAATTCTGCGCCGTGTTGTCGAGGACGTAGAATGCCTGCTCCTCGCCCCACGTAAGCATGGGAATACCGGGCAAGTGAAGAGTCGTGACGAAAAGACCCATCAAACTGCGCTCATGGCCGACTTCGATGGCGGGCCAACGGAAGGTATCCTGGTTCATGGCACCGAACATGTGGCGGGGGTCGACCTTGCCGGTGTTGGCGTTGATCATGTCGTTGGATCGGAGGACCTCGTTCCAAGCCTCGACAAAATTACTGGGCACATCGTAGCCGGCGACACCAGTACCGTCCATACCCAAGAAAATGACCAAGAAACGGTAGAAAGAGTAGTGGAAGGCAGCAGAGTCCAGAGCCTGGTGACCCTCGTCGCGCAGGAAAATATCCATGTCCTTGGCCGTCTCGTTGGTGGTGTTGTAGGCAGTGTTGACGTCCTTGAACCACTGTTCGGGGGTTCTTCCGCGACCAATGTAGATGGAACCCATGGTGTTACCACCTGTAATCTCACCGGGCAGGAAGAAGTTATCCTTGCCGAGATCGCGAGCGCACTCGCGAATCTTCTTGGAGAAAAGACCCTGGGCATCGACCGTAACCTGAAGAGCTTTATCAAATCGGAATCCGTCGATATCCAACTGCTGGATCATGATGCATGAGAAATGCGCCAGCTTTTGGTTCACGGCCGGGACCCATTCTCTCAATCTGTCTTGGACGGAAGCGAATTTGGTCAATTGACGTCGGTAATCGGGGTAAACGCCGAAAGCCTCAGTGTCACCGAACTGTTCGCAGAAAAGGTCAGTACAATATCCCAAACTCAAGATTTCCAGAACGGTCCAAAGCATACCTGATCGAAGTCACCATCGTAGCAGCCGCCA
The window above is part of the Colletotrichum lupini chromosome 9, complete sequence genome. Proteins encoded here:
- a CDS encoding alpha-1,3-glucan synthase, which encodes MYPPTPYHHHHTRTPVDHGHAQKRQASKQVLCCSKISGSIVKSIYPVVPSPLPISDASSIRTSQTKPPNMWFGRLKALLLLGVLSHNVNGLKYEEKYADYNLNTNKDATDPILYDGKWENHKFTESPENWRFPFYTIMLDRFVNGDPENDSANGTVLEQDITGTQLRWGGDIAGLVDTLDYLQGMGIKGIYFGGSMLINAPWNYDSYSPLDHTLLDFHFGNLTEWQAAVQEVHDRGMYIVFDNTMATLGDLIGYKDYLNSSAPFEPHEMDVIYKTDRQYLDWTFPTKYNETCEHFPRLYLEEGKEVGQEIYDMFGGCYDGDFDQFGDTEAFGVYPDYRRQLTKFASVQDRLREWVPAVNQKLAHFSCIMIQQLDIDGFRFDKALQVTVDAQGLFSKKIRECARDLGKDNFFLPGEITGGNTMGSIYIGRGRTPEQWFKDVNTAYNTTNETAKDMDIFLRDEGHQALDSAAFHYSFYRFLVIFLGMDGTGVAGYDVPSNFVEAWNEVLRSNDMINANTGKVDPRHMFGAMNQDTFRWPAIEVGHERSLMGLFVTTLHLPGIPMLTWGEEQAFYVLDNTAQNYMFGRQPLASAPAWQQHGCYSMKATLYFQMPLSKAREGCRDDTVSWDHRDPSHPIRNILKHMYHLRTVYPVLQDGMWLEQLSNKTEELYYPGNSGMATVTGLFSVMRYQLGVQDLGDDLVPVWFIYHNRNVTTTYTFDCSKKDDAIISPFTSGTTVKNLFFPHQTTKLEDSPVKLTYAGNTGYNGCFKNITMAPFEFRAYVPEADFKPPPVAITKFVPGHDARIESTEPSNTVPIELQFSVKMDCDSVTKSITFKSHTDDNSVPTIDSSSVNCTDISETISEWTGALASSFSWKANLLNVKHGVHQVVVTNSSTATGNSTIAATDRFLFRIGAQDNAIVFPHTANYSSNLLTKADDGTITIKHTSAGASKFRYSTNFESSWSDWADYETSTKVVKQSWNGTKAQEWEGEHVIVQYYSKLLGSSAYKVHADIDYDIPRRIPHMFAVGKFNQFGYDSGLLKNMKHQSESEWTWHYMDEWPNYFKMSIWGMNPDKMPDQSFVYGDVDGDNVVERLPPSSLYENAVNITGHPPTPYLAYKVVLNDATFQYQLIPQGNMWIQFFLWLFLFIVPVLTGLAAVQAFKRSFYKVKFNEHGVHDQSKFNMMIQKTRNVFMGAAGAIPLSMRSSTDLVTAAAAATAGNKRKTVLIATMEYNIDDWNLKIKIGGLGVMAQLMGKALKHQNLVWVVPCVGDIEYPIDQIAPSMYVKIMDQEYEIKVQYHIVDNITYVLLDAPVFRKQTKSEPYPPRMDDLESAIYYSAWNQCIAETCNRFPVDMYHINDYHGSIAPLYLLPKTIPVALSLHNAEFQGLWPMRTPEESAEVCKAYNLDIDIVKKYVQYGSVFNLLHAGASYLRVHQNGFGAVGVSRKYGDRSFARYPIFWGLNKVGQLPNPDPTDTADWDKNDFMNQPKIEVDPAYEAGRGELRRQAQEWAGLNVDPEAELFVFVGRWSLQKGVDLIADIFPWVLDNYPKAQLITIGPMIDLYGRFAALKLAKLMELYPGRVFSKPEFTALPPYIFSGAEFALIPSRDEPFGLVAVEFGRKGALGVGARVGGLGQMPGWWYTVESTKAAHLTKQFKHAIKDALATDTKTRAMMRAWSAKQRFPVAEWLEKLEKLQQGCISAHAKYGKKGLKKGNVLVKKTRPGSIQEPLRGEVELVDRSPAWMRQVSDYDDDGTTLHTGRTTPAGMQTPVGMQTPMMYTSTPGSPSMSPSPAYVDSPYGSRANSPGPFGRQMEHGRNISDTHSRNFSLPGQAGQDGVHSRNVSGFSMADTLPLPPPGGGLGMQQDNSSRASMLSVEDVVGDRHDYKLQQVDPFFTDSKGEFYEHFEEKLKALNAGNSISELCIEDYLIKSEKEWFDMYLDARLGRSASPSSARGQSRSRASSPNASRLSLGMFKNKSSSKLSLPLERGRARKSGLMNSMAADDPNGAYDSRTPPDSPGSYNAQFDLPEDYVAPTGVRKWLQYRVGDWPVYAMLLALNQVIATNSYQVTLLTGEVGQTAEKLYIIATIYLVSSVFWYVLSRTMPLLYPLSAPYAVYGIAFLVLGCSPFAGDNNTMVWLQNAATGLYAFASSSGSLAFAFNFGTDGGSTVPKWIQRLAIIQGLTQIYTLGLWAWGSLVSEAEANSVAKPTLAGKPALLGICLPVAILLWAIGAILYLGLPDFYRQTPGPIPQLWKTLMKRKTIAWYLMAVCIQNYFLSTLFGRNWFFLFASQHVPVWSMVILALFFFIIVWAVVLWGLAKASESHPWLFPMFAVGLGAPRWAQIWWGTSRIGLWMPWAGSAVAGAVLSRVLWLWLGVLDGLQGAGIGMILMLTLTRVHVAAACVAAQVLGSIFTMLARATAPNNVGPGPVFPDISEGLGIAFANAWFWVVLLLNLFICIGYFKFFRKEQVSKP